In the Telopea speciosissima isolate NSW1024214 ecotype Mountain lineage chromosome 2, Tspe_v1, whole genome shotgun sequence genome, one interval contains:
- the LOC122651812 gene encoding exocyst complex component EXO70B1 yields the protein MAENGEDKLIAVARHIAKTLGRTETMADDILQFFSSFDGRFSREKLSEKINSDDPRSYAALEQTLKSLDRQISQYVSADQPIWSVSADASAFLDAIDELLSTSRDWNSLAGEKSIAACLDRVDELLQQAMFRLEEEFRMLIEQSAEAFDLSRLCDKSETTGNYSFVSDDDEDVDADGDEDGEGRIPVARPVSDYDIMIDALPSGTINDLHEIAKRMVAAGFGKECSHVYSSCRRDFLEESISRLGLQKLSIEEVQKMTWSELEDEIERWIKAANMALRILFPSERRLCDRVFFGLSFAADLSFMEVCRGSTIQLLNFADAIAIGSRSPERLFKILDVFETLRDLMPEFDTLFSDQYCLFLRTEAATIWKRLGEAIRGTFMELENLIRRDPAKAAVPGGDLHPITRYVMNYLRAACGSRQTLEQIFEESLPYAGDYRNSDKMDRSTTSSLSVQMAWIMELLESNIEAKSKIYRDSALSSVFLMNNGRYIVQKVKDSELGSLLGDDWIRKHTAKVRQCHVNYQRNSWSKVLAVLKMDFSSLAPNSASRLMKEKLKDFNLHFEKMCKTQSTWIIVDEQLRTELRIFVAGYVLPAYRNLLGRLQNAPEIGRHAEKHIKFSLEDIEARINELFQGGGGSAGDRK from the coding sequence ATGGCTGAAAATGGTGAAGACAAACTCATCGCAGTGGCTCGCCACATTGCTAAGACTCTTGGCCGGACCGAGACCATGGCTGATGAcattcttcagttcttctcctccttcgaCGGCCGCTTCTCCAGAGAGAAGTTGTCTGAGAAGATCAACAGCGACGATCCTCGAAGTTATGCTGCCTTGGAGCAGACTCTGAAATCTCTTGATCGTCAGATCTCTCAGTATGTCTCGGCTGATCAGCCCATTTGGTCTGTTTCTGCCGATGCTTCTGCCTTCCTCGACGCCATAGATGAATTACTCTCCACATCCAGGGATTGGAATTCCTTAGCTGGCGAGAAATCGATTGCTGCTTGTTTGGATCGCGTCGATGAACTACTTCAGCAGGCGATGTTTCGGCTTGAAGAGGAGTTCCGAATGTTGATCGAACAGAGCGCTGAGGCGTTTGACCTCAGCCGCTTGTGCGATAAATCCGAGACAACTGGGAATTACTCGTTCGTCTCGGACGACGATGAAGATGTGGATGCTGATGGGGACGAAGACGGAGAAGGTCGGATTCCAGTTGCCCGGCCGGTCTCAGATTACGATATCATGATCGATGCTCTCCCCTCGGGGACGATCAACGATCTACACGAAATCGCCAAGAGAATGGTCGCTGCTGGGTTTGGCAAGGAGTGCTCTCATGTCTATAGTAGTTGCAGAAGAGATTTCTTAGAAGAGAGCATATCCAGGTTAGGATTACAGAAGCTGAGCATCGAAGAAGTTCAGAAAATGACGTGGTCGGAGCTCGAAGATGAGATTGAGCGGTGGATCAAGGCTGCAAATATGGCACTTCGGATTCTTTTCCCCAGCGAACGACGACTCTGTGATCGTGTCTTCTTTGGCCTCTCTTTTGCTGCCGATCTCTCGTTCATGGAGGTCTGTAGGGGATCCACGATCCAGCTCTTGAATTTCGCTGACGCGATTGCTATTGGGAGTAGATCGCCCGAACGCCTGTTCAAAATCCTCGACGTCTTTGAAACCCTAAGGGACCTGATGCCCGAATTTGATACCCTCTTCTCCGATCAGTACTGTTTGTTCCTTCGGACTGAAGCGGCGACGATCTGGAAAAGACTTGGCGAAGCCATCAGAGGAACTTTCATGGAATTGGAGAATTTGATCAGAAGAGATCCTGCAAAGGCCGCAGTGCCAGGTGGCGATCTTCATCCAATCACTCGATATGTGATGAACTACCTACGCGCAGCCTGTGGATCACGCCAGACTCTCGAGCAGATTTTCGAAGAGAGCCTCCCATATGCTGGAGATTATAGGAACTCTGACAAAATGGATCGATCCACGACTTCTTCATTATCAGTTCAaatggcttggatcatggagCTCCTAGAGAGCAATATAGAGGCAAAATCGAAGATTTATAGAGATTCGGCTCTGAGCTCTGTTTTCTTGATGAACAATGGTAGGTACATTGTTCAGAAGGTGAAAGATAGCGAATTGGGGTCTCTTCTTGGTGACGATTGGATTCGTAAACATACTGCAAAGGTCCGCCAATGCCATGTGAATTATCAGAGGAACTCGTGGAGCAAGGTTTTGGCAGTGTTGAAGATGGATTTTAGCTCGCTGGCTCCAAATTCGGCTTCCAGGTTAATGAAGGAGAAGCTCAAGGACTTCAATTTACACTTTGAGAAGATGTGCAAAACCCAATCCACATGGATTATTGTTGATGAGCAGCTTCGGACAGAGCTTAGGATTTTTGTTGCTGGGTATGTACTACCTGCGTATAGGAACTTATTAGGAAGGTTGCAAAATGCTCCTGAAATAGGGAGGCATGCGGAGAAGCACATCAAGTTCAGCTTGGAGGATATTGAGGCTCGGATTAATGAGTTATTCCAGGGAGGTGGTGGATCTGCTGGCGACCGGAAATGA